The Anaerohalosphaeraceae bacterium genome has a window encoding:
- a CDS encoding HAD hydrolase family protein yields the protein MRWFHGVLMEHSRARLCRMEPLEKVLSLQVVSFAVMGEDRLVERLARCLEEKYGKQLECFHFQNPYSNGHWWLTIHDAAACKSKAVAELARMYGFSMDNVVVFGDHINDVQMFRTAGRAVAVANAHESLKPYADEIIASNEDDAVVQYIERCLCLQTPDKI from the coding sequence GATGCGCTGGTTTCACGGGGTCCTGATGGAGCACAGCCGTGCCCGCCTGTGTCGGATGGAACCGCTGGAAAAAGTGCTTTCGCTTCAGGTGGTCTCGTTTGCAGTGATGGGGGAGGACCGGCTGGTGGAGCGGCTGGCCCGGTGTCTGGAAGAAAAATACGGCAAACAGCTCGAATGCTTTCATTTTCAAAATCCTTACTCCAACGGCCACTGGTGGCTGACGATTCACGATGCCGCCGCCTGCAAATCCAAGGCCGTGGCGGAGCTGGCTCGGATGTACGGCTTTTCGATGGACAATGTCGTGGTGTTCGGCGACCATATCAATGATGTACAGATGTTCCGCACGGCCGGCCGGGCTGTCGCCGTGGCCAATGCACACGAGTCCCTCAAGCCCTACGCGGATGAAATCATCGCCTCCAACGAGGATGATGCGGTCGTTCAGTATATTGAACGATGCCTGTGCCTCCAAACGCCCGATAAAATCTGA